The Oryzihumus leptocrescens sequence TCAGGTATGTCGCTGTCCTCCAGCGCGGTGCCCGGGTCACGGGCGTCACTCTAGGCGGCGTGGATGTGTGCGGTCAGACCGCCGCCCGTGCCCCCGTCCACGGCTCGCGCCGTGCCCGCAGCCCGGCCACCCGGTCGGCACGGACCAGACCCGCGGCGACGAGCGCGGAGACCGCTCGCTGCTCCTGCCGGTCCAGCGGCATGTCGGCGGACAACGGGGCCGTGAGGGCCGTCACGACGCAGTCGGCGCACTGGCTGCCCCGGACGGGGCAGGTGTCACAGTCGACGATCATCGCTGGCCTCCTCCCTGCACTGGTCGGCGGGCCCGAGGGTCGGACCTGCCCGTGCCCAGCACGCTAGGAGCCCGGTCTGACAGGCCTTGCCCTGCGCGGCCCTGACCTGCCCCGGCGCACGACTGACCGCCACCCCGCCCGCGACTCGCCCGCGACCGGCGCAGCGAGGCCGGGCGCCAGGGCGCCGGGGGCCGCCGGGTCCCCGTCACCGCGTGCCGCGCGACGGCCTGTCGGCGGCACGGCATACGGTCCTTGCCATGCAGGGCGTCCAAGGCACACTCGACGAGCTCGGCACCCCCTTGGCGGGGGTGACGTTCGTCGTGGTCGACCTCGAGACCACCGGTGGCAGCCCCGCCGGCGCGCACATCACCGAGATCGGCGCGGTCAAGGTCCGCGCCGGCGAGGTGCTCGGCGAGTTCCAGACGCTGGTCAACCCCGGCGAGCCGATCCCGGCGTTCATCTCCCTGCTCACCGGCATCACCGACCGCATGGTCGCCGACTCCCCGCGCATCAACACGGCCGTCCCGGCGTTCCTCGAGTTCGCCCGCGGCAGCGTGCTCGTGGCCCACAACGCCCCGTTCGACGTGTCCTTCCTCAAGGCCGCGGCAGCGCTGACCGGACACGAGTGGCCCGGCTTCCGGGTCGTCGACACCGCGCACCTGGCGCGGCAGCTGGTCACCAAGGACGAGGCACGCGACCGCAAGCTCGGCACCCTGGCGCGGCTGTTCGGCGCGGCCACCACACCCGACCACCGGGCGCTGCACGACGCCCGGGCCACGGTCGACGTGCTGCACGGCCTGCTCTCCCGGGTCGGCAACCTCGGGGTGCTGACCCTCGAGGAGCTGAGCAGCTTCTCCTCGAGGGTGTCCGCGGCGCAGCGGCGCAAGCGCCACCTCGCCGAGGGCCTGCCGCACTCCCCGGGGGTCTACCTGTTCAAGGACGGCAAGGGGCGGGTGCTCTACGTCGGCACCTCCCGCGACATCCGCACCCGGGTGCGCACCTACTTCACCGCCTCGGAGCAGCGCACGCGCATGGCCGAGATGGTCGGCATCGCCGAGAGCGTCACCCCGGTGGTGTGCCAGACGCCACTGGAGGCCGAGGTGCGCGAGCTGCGGCTCATCGCCGAGCACAAGCCGCGCTACAACCGCCGCTCCCGCCACCCCGAGCGCGCGCCGTGGGTCAAGCTGACCGTGGAGCCGTTCCCCCGGTTGAGCATCGTGCGCGAGGTGCGCGACGACGGGGCCCGCTACGTCGGGCCCTTCTCCTCGCGCCACGCCGCCGAGGCGGCGATCGCCGCGGTCCACGAGGTGGTGCCGCTGCGGCAGTGCACCAAGCGGCTCAGCCTGCGGGGCACCTCCTCGGGCTGCGCGCTCTCCGAGATGGGCCGCTGCGGCGCCCCGTGCACCGGCGCCCAGGACGTCGAGTCCTACGCCCAGGTCGTCGAGCGGGTGGCCAGCGTCATCGGCGGCGATGCACGCGAGGTCGTGGCCGCCCTGCACCGTCGCATGGACCTGCTGGCCAGCCAGGAGCGGTTCGAGGACGCCGGGGAGGTGCGCGACCGGATGCTGCACCTGGTCCGGGCCGCCGCCCGGGCCCAGCGCATCGCGCCGCTGGCCCGCAGCGCCGAGGTCGTCGCCGCCCGCCGCGCCGAGGCCGGCGGCTGGGAGGTCATCTGCGTCCGTCACGGGCGGCTCGCCGGCACGAGCGTGAGCCCCCGCGGCGCCGACCCCATGCCCTACATCGAGGCACTCAGGGCCAGCGCCGAGGTCGTCTCCCCCGGGCCCGGTCCGGCGCCCGCCGCCTACCCGGAGGAGACCGAGAAGGTGCTGCGCTGGCTGGAGTCGCCCGGGGTGCGCATCGTCAGCATCGAGGGCGAGTGGACCTGCCCGACCCACGGCGCCGGCGCCGCCCGGGCCCGGCTCGAGCCGCTGGCCGCTGCGGCGCGCGACGTGGTGCCGTTCGACGAGCCCGGCGGTCCGGGGCTGCGGCACCAGCCGCCGGCCGCGGTCATGTCCGCCGCGGGCTAGGGTGTCACCGTGATTTCCGCCATCGTGCTGATCAACGCCGAGGTCGACCGGATCCCCGAGGTCGCCGCCGCCATCGCCGAGATCGACGGCGTGAGCGAGGTCTACTCGGTCACCGGGGACGTCGACCTCATCGCCATGGTCCGTGTGCAGCAGCACGAGCAGTTCGCCGACGTGATCGCCGACCGGCTCAACAAGGTCCAGGGCGTCCTCGGCACCCAGACGCACATCGCGTTCCGCACCTACTCCCGGCACGACCTCGAGGCAGCGTTCAGCCTCGGCCTCGACGACGCCTGACCCGGGCACGCGGCGCCCCTGACAGCAGGCGCCGCGGGGCGCGAAGGTCGGGTACGACGGTCAGTCGCGGGTCGCCGCAACCCAGCGCGCGACGACCTCGGTCGCCGCGCCCTCGTCGATCGCCCGCTCGGCCCGGTCCATCCCCGCCCGCACCTGCGCGGTGAACGCGGCGTGGTCCATGCCGGTACGCGCGGCCGAGCCTGCGCCCGTGCCCGCGTCGGCGCCCGCGCCGGGACCCCCCTGGGGGTCCTGCTCGGTGAGGGCGAGCGCGATACCGGCGTTGAGGACGACCGCGTCGCGCACCGGCCCGCGCTGGCCTCCGAACACGTCACGCACGACGCCGGCGTTGTGGACCGCGTCCCCGCCGCGCAGGGACTCCAGCGGGTGCAGCTCGAGGCCGAGCTCGCGCGGGTCGAGCGTGTACTCGCGCACCACGCCACCGCGGACCCACCACACCGAGGACGTGGTGGAGACGGTCAGCTCGTCGAGGCTGTCATCGCCCCGGAAGACCACCGCGTCCTTGCCCCGGCCGGCGAACACCCCCGCCATGAGCGGCGCCAGCCGCGCGTCGGCGACACCCACGGCCGCGTAGGTGGGCTGGGCCGGGTTGGTCAGCGGGCCGAGGGCGTTGAAGGCGGTCCCGATGCCCAGGTCGCGCCGGGGCGCCGCCGTGTGGCGGAACGAGGGGTGGAACGTCTGCGCGAAGCAGAACGTGATGCCGGCCCGCTCGGCGACCTCGACCACGCGCTCCGGCGGGATCGTGAGGTTGACCCCGAGCGCTTCGAGCACGTCGGCCGAACCGGAGCTGGAGGACGCCGCCCGGTTGCCGTGCTTGACCACCTTGATGCCGGCGGCCGCACACACGATCGAGGCCATGGTCGAGATGTTGACCGTGTGCGCCCGGTCGCCGCCGGTGCCGACGATGTCCAGGCTGGGCCCGGCGACCTCGATGCGGTTGGCGTGCTGCAGCATCATGTCCGCCAGGCCGCGCATCTCCTCGACCGTCTCGCCCTTGGCGCGTAGCGCCACGAGGAAGCCGGCCACCTGGGCGGGCGTGGCCTCACCGCTCATGATGCGGTCCATCGCCCACGCCGCGTCAGCCGAGCTCAGGTCCTGCCCGGCGAGCAGCGACGTGAACACCGCCGGCCAGGTCGTCGTCCCGGACGCCGGCGTGTCCGCAGCCACGTCAGCTGCCGGAGGTGGAGGTCCCCGCCGCACGAGCCAGCTCCGCGACGGCCTGGGCCACCGCGATCGGGTCGAGCGGGTGGGGAACGGCCAGGTCGGCCTGCGACCACGCCGCGAGCCAGCCGTCCTGCGGGCGGCCGGTCAGCACGAGGACGGGCGGGCAGTTGTAGATCTCGTTCTTGAGCTGGCGGCACAGGCCCAGACCACCGGTCGGGGCAGCCTCACCGTCGAGGATGAGCAGGTCGAAACCGCCCTGCTCCACCGCCTCGATGACGGCCGGGGCCGTCGCGCACTCGCGCCAGGAGGCGACCTCGACGTCCCGGGCGGGACGTCGGCCCACCGCCACGCGCACGGCGTCACGGGTGGCCACGTCGTCGCTGTAGAGCAGCACCTGGATGCGGTGCGGCACCGTCGAGCCGGCCGCGGTGGGTGCGCCCTCGATCGCAGCGGAAGGAGCCGACGGAGCGTGCGAAACGGTCATGGGCCAGATGCTACCGAAGGCGTTCGGGCGCAACGATGACGGCCGCCAGCAGCGGCGTCGCGCGTGATGACGGGGCCCCGGGTGCATTGACCGGGGGGTCGCCGACCCACCTCCGAGGGAATGGGGCAATAATGGCCGCCGTGGCGACCGCATCAGCAGTTCACTCCAGTACCCCGGCAGGCACGATCCCCGGCCACGGCCCGGTGACCCGACCGAACATGACCTCGGTGGGCACCATCGTGTGGCTGGCGAGCGAGCTCATGTTCTTCGCAGGCCTGTTCGCGATGTACTTCACCATCCGCTCCGTCTCCCCCGAGCTGTGGAAGACGCAGACCGAGCACCTCAACGTGCCCTACGCGACGGTCAACACCCTCGTGCTGGTCATCTCGTCGGTGTGGTGCCAGCTCGGCGTGTTCAAGGCCGAGCACGGCCAGCCGGCGCGCACGGGCTCGCTGCTGCAGCTGAGCAAGTGGGGCATGCGCGAGTGGTACGTCCTGACCTACGTGTTCGGCGCGATCTTCGTCTCCGGCCAGGTGCTGGAGTACGCCACGCTCGTCCACGAGGGGCTGTCGATCTCGGCCAACGCCTACGGCTCGGTCTTCTACCTGACGACGGGCTTCCACGCCCTGCACGTCACCGGTGGCCTGCTGGCGTTCCTGCTGATCATCGGCCGCACCTTCACGACCCGCCGCTACACCCACGCACAGGCCACGGGCGCCATCGTCACCTCGTACTACTGGCACTTCGTCGACGTGGTGTGGATCGCGCTGTTCGCGACCATCTACCTGCTCAAGTGACCCTGACCGTGACCCCCGACCTCCGCACCGACGCCGACAGGACCGCACTGTGAACGCACTGGCCGCCCGCCGCCGCCACCCGGCGGCGATCGTCATCCTCCTGCTGCTGGGGCTGGTCGCCATGGGTGGGCTCTACGCCGCCCTCGCGCCCAAGCCCGCGCAGGCGGCGACCGCCACCGCCGATGACGTTGCCGAGGGCAAGAAGCTCTTCCTGGCCAACTGCGCCACCTGCCACGGCCTCAACGCCGAGGGCAGCAAGGCCGGCCCGACCCTGGTCGGTGTGGGTGCCGCCGCCGTCGACTTCCAGGTCGGCACCGGCCGTATGCCGCTCGCCGGGCCCGCGGTCCAGGCCAAGCGCAACAGCGACGTGAAGTTCACCGACCAGCAGATCGCGCAGATGGCGGCCTACGTCGCCTCGCTCGCCCCGGGGCCGGCCGTGCCGGACGCGGCCGACACCAGCGGCAACGGTGACGTCGCCAAGGGCGCGGAGCTGTTCCGCGTCAACTGCGCCATGTGCCACAACTTCGCCGGCTCCGGTGGCGCGCTGACCCGCGGCAAGTTCGCCCCGAGCCTGCGCAACGTCGAGGGCAAGCACATCTACGAGGCCATGCTCACCGGCCCGCAGTCGATGCCCGTCTTCAACGACACCAACCTGTCCCCCACGGACAAGAACAACATCATCAGCTACCTGCACTCGGTCGACAAGGCTGAGAACCCGGGCGGTCTGAGCCTGGGCAACCTCGGTCCCGTCTCCGAGGGCCTGTTCGTCTGGATCTTCGGCATCGGCATCCTCATCGCGTGCGCCGTGTGGCTGGGCTCCAAGGCAGCGTGACGATGGCTGCACCACTGCATGACACGCGACTGACCGACCGCGAATCGACAGGATCGACCACACGATGAACGAACACGGCACCGAGGCCCCGGACGGCACGTCCACCGAGGCCGTCCGCCTCGACCAGGGGCACATCGAAGGCACCGGGGGCATCCCGGAGCGCTTCACCAACCCCGGTCTCCCGGCGCACATCCACCGCTCGGCGGATGTCGACGAGAAGGCCGCCCGCAAGGCCGAGAAGCAGGTGGCGACGCTCTTCACGCTGTCGATCATCGGCACGCTGGTCTTCATCGTGGCCTACTTCGCCATCGACCACAGGACCCAGGTCTTCATGCCGGGCATCGGCCTGGCCAACCTGCAGAACGTCGTCCTCGGCGTCAGCCTGGCTGTCAGCCTCTTCATGATCGGCGCCGGCGCGGTCCACTGGGCCAAGACGCTCATGCCCGACGAGGAGGTCGTGGAGGAGCGCCACACGCTGCGCTCCCAGGACGAGGACCGCACCGCGGCCGTCGACACCATCCTCGGCGGTGGCGACCAGGCCCAGCTCGGCCGTCGCCCGCTGATCAAGTACACCCTCGGTGGCGCCCTCGGCCTGTTCGCGGTGCCGCTGGTGCTCCAGGTGGCTGGTGGCCTCGGCCCGTTGCCCGGCGACGCGCTGTCCACGACGTTCTGGCGCAAGGGCATGAAGCTCATGCGCGACCCCGAGGGCACCCCGATCAAGGCCACCGACGTCACGATCGGATCGGTCTTCCACGTCATGCCCGAGGGCATCGACAAGAGCGAGCACGTCCTCGAGGAGAAGGGCAAGGCCGCGGTCCTGCTCATGCGCCTCGACCCGGACGACATCAAGGTGGCCAAGGAGCGCGACTGGGGTCACGATGGGATCGTGGCCTACTCGAAGATCTGCACCCACGTGGGTTGCCCCGTGGGCCTCTACGAGCAGCAGACGCACCACCTGCTGTGCCCCTGCCACCAGTCGACGTTCGACGTGACGCAGGACTGCAAGGTCATCTTCGGCCCGGCCGGCCGGCCCCTGCCGCAGCTGAAGATCACGGTTGACAACGAGGGCTACCTCGTTGCGGACTCACCCTTCCGCGAGGCGGTTGGCCCGAGCTTCTGGGAGCGCGGTTCATGAGCACCACCACTACCCCCAAGGGCGCAGCGAGCCTGCGCGCCAACGACGCCAAGCCGGCCGAGGCCGTCGCTGGTCCCCTGAAGGTCGCCGGAGGCGTGGGCGGCTGGTTCGATGACCGTACGGGCATCGCCAAGCCGGTCCGCCACCTGCTGAAGAAGGTCTTCCCGGACCACTGGTCGTTCATGCTCGGCGAGATCGCGATGTACTCCCTCGTGATCCTGCTGCTGTCGGGCACCTTCCTGACCTTCTGGTTCGTCCCGAGCGCGGGCCACGTGATCTACAACGGGTCACACGTCCCGCTCAAGGGCATCTCCATGAGCGAGGCCTACAAGTCCACGCTGGACATCTCGTTCGACGTCCGCGGTGGCCTGATCATCCGTCAGATCCACCACTGGGCAGCCCTGCTGTTCATCGTGTCGATCATGGTCCACATGTTCCGGGTGTTCTTCACCGGCGCGTTCCGCAAGCCGCGTGAGATCAACTGGGTCATCGGCACCATCCTGTCGATGCTGGCCATCGTCGAGGGCTTCGCCGGCTACTCGCTGCCGGACGACCTGCTCTCGGGCACCGGTCTGCGGGCTGCTGAGGGCTTCATGCAGTCGATCCCGGTCCTGGGCTCCTACATCGCCTACTTCGTCTTCGGCGGTGCGTTCCCGGGCGAGGCGATCATCCCCCGCCTCTACACCGTCCACGTGCTGCTGATCCCGGCGATCATCGTGGGCCTGTTCACCGCCCACATCGTGCTGGTCATGGTGCACAAGCACACCCAGTACCCCGGGCCGGGCCGCACGAACGAGAACGTCGTGGGCTACCCGCTCATGCCGGTCTACATCGCCAAGGCCGGTGGCTTCTTCTTCATCGTCTTCGGTGTCACCGCCCTGATCTCGGCCCTGGTCACGATCAACCCGATCTGGATGTACGGCCCCTACGACCCCTCACCGGTCACCGCGGGTTCGCAGCCTGACTGGTACATGGGCTTCGCCGACGGCGCCCTGCGCCTGATGCCGGGCTGGACCGAGCTGCACTTCTGGGGCTTCACGCTCGGGCTGAACGTCTTCATCCCGGCGATCCTGCTGATCCCGGTGCTGTACGGCCTCGCCGGCGCCTACCCCTTCCTCGAGGCGTGGGTCACCGGTGACAAGCGCGAGCACCACCTGCTGGACCGCCCGCGCAACGCCCCGACGCGCACCGGCATCGGCGTCATGGCCCTGGTCTTCTACGGCATCCTGTTCTTCGCCGCGGGCAACGACCTGATCGCCATCAAGCTGGGCCTGTCGATCAACGACATCACCAACACCTTCCGGGTGCTGCTGCTCGTCGCTCCCCCGCTGGCCTTCTGGGTCACCAAGCGGATCTGCCTGAGCCTGCAGCGCCGTGACCGCGACCTGGTCCTGCACGGTCGCGAGACCGGCCGGATCGTCCGCACCGCCGAGGGCCGCTTCTTCGAGGTCCACGAGCCGCTGGGCGAGCTCGAGCGCTGGACGCTGGTGCAGCACGAGGCTCACCGTCCGCTCGAGCTCGGCTCCTCGGTAGACGCCAACGGTGTCCGCCGCCCGGGCGCGGCCATGGAGCGGATGCGGGCCAAGCTCTCGAAGTTCTACTTCGAGGACCGGGTTGACCCCGTCACCCCCGCCGAGCTGGCTGCCGCCCACCACGACGGCCACGAGGAGGAGGCACTGCACTCCATCGAGGGTCGCCCGCAGTGGGTCGGTCAGCTGCACGGTGGCGCGGACGAGCGCGACGACGTCGACGCCTACGCCCCGCACGAAGAGGAGGGCTCGGAGACCAGCACCCGCTGATCACCACAGCCCATGAGGAAGGCCCCCGACCAGCTGGCCGGGGGCCTTCCTCGTCCCCGGCCCCCGCACCACCCTTGGGCATGCCGTGCCCCTGGCTCCCCGAGTCCGCACGCTGCGGACGGCTGACTCCCTGTCCCGCGCTTCGTGTGCTCTCCGGTCCGGCGCAGATCTCTCCCCTGCGCGGGCGCAGCAGCACGCGACCACGGACATGCCGCTGGCCCGGCCCTGCTCGGGCCGGGTGCGGGGCGGGGGCCTCAGGTGTGCCAGGTGACCCCGGTCGCGGTGACCGTCGCGGTCCAGCCGCGCTGGTGCACGATCGTGTGGTGCCGCCCGCACAACAGGGCCGCGTTGCCGACGTCGGTGGCCCCGCCGTTGGCCCAGTGGATGACGTGGTGCCCGTCGCACCACCACGGCGGGGCGTGACAGCCCGGGATGGTGCAGCCCTGGTCCCTCTGCCAGAGGTACTTCAGCTGGGCCGGGGTGAAAAGCCTTCTTGTGCGGCCGAGGTCGAGGACCTCCCCCTGGGTGCCCAGCACCACCGGGATGACCGCGGCGTCGCAGGCGATCCGGCGCACCGTCTCCGGACCCAACAGGCTCCCGCTGCCCAGCACCGATCCGGACCCGCAGGCGTCCTTGAGGTCCTGGAAGTCCATGGCCACGAAGACCTGCGCCTTGGTCTGCACCGGCACCTCACCCCCGGCGGCCGTGGACCGGCGGCAGGCCTCGACCAGGGCGTCCCCGCGCCGCTGATCGCTGCTCCGCAGGTCGCTGATGCCGTCGACCGGGTACGGCGCGGACAACGGCCCGATCGCCGCCTCCAACACGCTCGCCCCCTCGGGGTCCAGACGCAGCTGGTACTCCACCATCCCGTCATCGGCCCGGCCCGCCGACAACGACACCCCGTGCTTGAGCCGGTCCTGGCGGACCTGGAACTCCTGATCCCGCCCGTAGGCGGCGATGATCCGCTCCCGCAACCCCCGCACCTCCCGCGGCCCCGCCTCCTCGGCGACCTGAAGGAACCCCTCCCACACCGTGGGCAGAGCCTGCGGCGTCAACCGGGGACCGAGCTTGTGCATCTCCGCCAGCACGACCGCCGCGCAGCGCACCCCCACCCGGCCGGCCAGCACGCACCCCCGCAGCCGCCGCACCGACCCGTGGTCCAACACGTGCGCCGCGCCCGCCCCGACCGGGCGGCCCACGCAGGCCTGGGCGACCTTGACCAGGTCACCGGCCCCACCGGCCCGGTAGGACGGCGCCCACTCCAGCACCCACCCCGCCGCCGTTGAGCAGGTCGAGGAGGCCACCTCGCCCCGCTCCAGGCCCTCGCCGAGCACCGAGACCTGGGCCGCGTCCACCAACCGCCGCAGCACATCCAGCCGACCCATCGCCGGACCCAGATCCGCGCCCCGGCACTGGTGCACCACCTCGGCCAGCCCGGTCAACGCCTCCGCCGCCGCATCCACCACCGCCAACCGGTCCGCGAACAACACCACGGCCCCGTCACCCGGAGCAGCACCTGCCGACCCTGCACCACCAGACGATTCCGACCCCGCCGCGGGCACGCCACCAGACCCGCTGGCCACGGCCCCCTGACGACGATCCCCCTGATGCATAATTCGAACATACATTCGACCACTGGCAGGCTGCACACACCGTTCACACCCCTGGCCCCCGCGGGCGCGAGCGAGCCCGACGCTCCCGACCACACGGCATACAGGGCAGTGGATGAGAGGCTGCGGGGCATGGGATTCCGGATGACGCGCCAGGAGTTCGAGGACGCCGTCGGCGACGCGCTCGATGAGGTCCCCGCCGAGCTGCTCGACCTGATGGACAACGTCGTCTTCCTGGTCGAGGACGAGCCGCCGGACCAGGACCCGGACCTGCTCGGCGTCTACGACGGCACTCCCCTGACCGAGCGCGGCGACGCCTGGGCCATGGGGTCGCTCCCGGACCGGATCACGCTGTTCCAGGGCCCCTTGCAGCGCATGTGCGAGGACCGCGAGGAGCTGCTCGAGGAGATCGCCGTGACCGTCGTGCACGAGATCGCGCACCACTTCGGGATCGACGACGACCGGCTCCACGCGCTCGGCTGGGACTGACCAGCCACGACACCGTCGTCGGTCAGCGACCCAGCGCACCGATCTCGCACGCCACTCGACCGCTTCGGGGGCACGCCCACACCGGGACGCCGTCCCAAAGCGTGGGAGCCAGGGGGTGCGTGTCGGGGTGCTCGGGGCACCCTGGCCACGAGGTCGAACGCCTGAGCCCCCACAGCTGCTCGACAACCCACTCCTGGACCTGGTCGGCCGCCCGCACCACCCGCTCGGCAGGCGGGTCGTCCGCCAGCACCCACACACCCCAGATCGAGCCGTCCGGCGCGTGCATCTCTGCCCACAGCTGTTCCGGGGCAACCGGGTCGCTCCCTGCCCACGTCGGCCTCGGGTCGTCAGCCCAGGACCGGTCGCAGATCTCGGGCACCACGCCCACCGTCGACCGCGCGTCGCGCAGCACCGGTTCCAGCGCCTCCACCAGGCGTGGGTCCACGTCGCCCTCCTCGTGACCTTCTCCCCCGTGCGATCGAGGATAGGCAGGCACACGGCATACCGGTGCCGGACACGACAGCGGGGCCGCACCCCGGCGGGTGCGGCCCCGCTGGAGGAGCAGGCCGGTCAGGCCAGGGCGCTCTGGGCCTTCCACTGGCTGAAGGAGTACATCCAGATGCCGTAGCCCTCGGTGGGCTGGAACGGGCGGTTGGACCCGGTGAACTTCACGACGTCGCCGACCTTGGAGTGCTCGAACATCCACTGCGCGTCGGCCGGTGCCATGTTGGTGCAGCCGTGGGAGACGTTGGCGTTGCCCTGCGCGCCGACCGACCACGGGGCCGAGTGGACGAACTCGCCGGTCCAGGTAAGGCGCATCGCCCACTTGGTGTCGATCTTGTAGTAGCCCGGCTTGCCCTTGGGGATGCCGATCGTGGTCGAGTCCATGGTGACGTCGCCGTCGCGGGAGATGATGACCTTGGTGCCGTAGCGGGTCTCGGTCTTCGGTCCGGGACGCCCGGTGCTCACCTTGAACGTGCGCAGCACCGCGCCGTTCTGGCGGACCGTCATGGTGTGGGCGTTCATGTCGACCGTGGAGACCATCGAGGACCCGACGGTGAAGCTGGTGGTGTGGTCGGCGGCCACCCACTTGCCCTCACCGGTCTGGACGCCGTGCAACGGCGCGGTGACCGTCACGTGGGTGCCGGGGAGCCAGTAGCTCTTCGGCCGCCACATCAGCTGGCGGTTGTCCAGCCAGCCCCAGGCGCCCTCCTGCTTGGGGCTGACCGAGATCCTCATCAGCTTCTCGACCTGCGCCCGCTCGGTCTTGGTCGCGACCGGGGAGTCGAACTGCACGCTCACCGGCATGCCCACGCCCACGGTGCCGCCGCCGGGGATCAGCCCGTAGGTCGCGGTCACCGCCGGCCTGAGGGTGGTGAACGAGGAGGTCACCGTGGAGGGCGTGCCATCCGGACCGGTCGCCTTCGCGGTCAGCGTGTATGCCGTGCCGGGAGTGAGCCGGCCGCTCGCCTTCCAGGTGCCGTCGGCGCCAACGGCGCCGTCCACCGTCTCGCCGTCGGTGGCCTTGAGCGTGACGCTGCCCAGGGTGCCGGACTCGGCCCGGACGGTCACCGGGGCGGTCGGCAGGACGCCGGTGGCAGCGTCTGCGGGGCTGACCGACAGCTGCGCCGGGGCGGCCTGCTGGGTGGTGCTGGACGCGCCGCCACCGGGCGTCGCCGCGGCGTGCGTGCCCGCTCCCCCGGCTGCCGGGCCCGAGGCACCACCTGCGGGGCCGCAGGCCGACACCAGGGCCGCACCGGCCAGCAGCGCCGCCGCGAGGGCAGCACGACGCTGCATTGTCGAGATCACCACGTTGACAGACTCCCACCCGAAGACGAGCTTCACTCAGGGCCCGCGCAGGCACCCATCCATGAGGACGCATGGGACGCGCGGGTGGTTGACGACGGAGCCGCCGATCGTGGTCACGGTCGGGCAACGATGCCGGCGCGGTCCCCCCGCGAACGTCCCGGAACCGTGCGAGAGCCGTGGCCCCCCGGATGGGAGACCACGGCTCTCGGACGGAAGTTGACCCCAGCCTACCCGGTCCGTCGGCGCGGACCGGGCAGATCGGGCCAATGGGGTCAGACCGCGTGCTCCCCGCGGAAGTACTCGAAGACCCAGCCCACGGTGGCCAGCGCACCGAAGACGACGCCGATCACCACGAGCCACCAGCCCACGGCCAGGCCCAGGAAGACCAGCGCGGACGAGGCGGCCAGCGGCAGCGGCCACCAGCTGTGGGGGCTGAAGAACCCGTAGTCACCCTCGGCTGCCTCGATCGGCGCCATCGGGTCGTCCTCGGGGCGGTCGTCCAGCTTGCGGCCGGTCCACCACAGGTAGAAGCCGACCAGGGCGGACAGGCCGGCCGTCAGCATCAGGGCCACCGGACCGACCGGCTCCTGCCAGTGGGTGAAGAAGCCGTAGATCAGCCCGAGGGGGGCGAAGATGAACGTCCCCGCGCCGAAGAGCCACGTCTCGACCTTCATCAGTGCTTGTCCTCCGTGTGGTGCAGGTCGGGCTCA is a genomic window containing:
- a CDS encoding Lrp/AsnC family transcriptional regulator translates to MISAIVLINAEVDRIPEVAAAIAEIDGVSEVYSVTGDVDLIAMVRVQQHEQFADVIADRLNKVQGVLGTQTHIAFRTYSRHDLEAAFSLGLDDA
- a CDS encoding DEDD exonuclease domain-containing protein — encoded protein: MQGVQGTLDELGTPLAGVTFVVVDLETTGGSPAGAHITEIGAVKVRAGEVLGEFQTLVNPGEPIPAFISLLTGITDRMVADSPRINTAVPAFLEFARGSVLVAHNAPFDVSFLKAAAALTGHEWPGFRVVDTAHLARQLVTKDEARDRKLGTLARLFGAATTPDHRALHDARATVDVLHGLLSRVGNLGVLTLEELSSFSSRVSAAQRRKRHLAEGLPHSPGVYLFKDGKGRVLYVGTSRDIRTRVRTYFTASEQRTRMAEMVGIAESVTPVVCQTPLEAEVRELRLIAEHKPRYNRRSRHPERAPWVKLTVEPFPRLSIVREVRDDGARYVGPFSSRHAAEAAIAAVHEVVPLRQCTKRLSLRGTSSGCALSEMGRCGAPCTGAQDVESYAQVVERVASVIGGDAREVVAALHRRMDLLASQERFEDAGEVRDRMLHLVRAAARAQRIAPLARSAEVVAARRAEAGGWEVICVRHGRLAGTSVSPRGADPMPYIEALRASAEVVSPGPGPAPAAYPEETEKVLRWLESPGVRIVSIEGEWTCPTHGAGAARARLEPLAAAARDVVPFDEPGGPGLRHQPPAAVMSAAG
- a CDS encoding cytochrome c oxidase subunit 3 codes for the protein MAAVATASAVHSSTPAGTIPGHGPVTRPNMTSVGTIVWLASELMFFAGLFAMYFTIRSVSPELWKTQTEHLNVPYATVNTLVLVISSVWCQLGVFKAEHGQPARTGSLLQLSKWGMREWYVLTYVFGAIFVSGQVLEYATLVHEGLSISANAYGSVFYLTTGFHALHVTGGLLAFLLIIGRTFTTRRYTHAQATGAIVTSYYWHFVDVVWIALFATIYLLK
- the trpD gene encoding anthranilate phosphoribosyltransferase, with amino-acid sequence MAADTPASGTTTWPAVFTSLLAGQDLSSADAAWAMDRIMSGEATPAQVAGFLVALRAKGETVEEMRGLADMMLQHANRIEVAGPSLDIVGTGGDRAHTVNISTMASIVCAAAGIKVVKHGNRAASSSSGSADVLEALGVNLTIPPERVVEVAERAGITFCFAQTFHPSFRHTAAPRRDLGIGTAFNALGPLTNPAQPTYAAVGVADARLAPLMAGVFAGRGKDAVVFRGDDSLDELTVSTTSSVWWVRGGVVREYTLDPRELGLELHPLESLRGGDAVHNAGVVRDVFGGQRGPVRDAVVLNAGIALALTEQDPQGGPGAGADAGTGAGSAARTGMDHAAFTAQVRAGMDRAERAIDEGAATEVVARWVAATRD
- a CDS encoding c-type cytochrome, with amino-acid sequence MNALAARRRHPAAIVILLLLGLVAMGGLYAALAPKPAQAATATADDVAEGKKLFLANCATCHGLNAEGSKAGPTLVGVGAAAVDFQVGTGRMPLAGPAVQAKRNSDVKFTDQQIAQMAAYVASLAPGPAVPDAADTSGNGDVAKGAELFRVNCAMCHNFAGSGGALTRGKFAPSLRNVEGKHIYEAMLTGPQSMPVFNDTNLSPTDKNNIISYLHSVDKAENPGGLSLGNLGPVSEGLFVWIFGIGILIACAVWLGSKAA
- a CDS encoding ubiquinol-cytochrome c reductase iron-sulfur subunit, encoding MNEHGTEAPDGTSTEAVRLDQGHIEGTGGIPERFTNPGLPAHIHRSADVDEKAARKAEKQVATLFTLSIIGTLVFIVAYFAIDHRTQVFMPGIGLANLQNVVLGVSLAVSLFMIGAGAVHWAKTLMPDEEVVEERHTLRSQDEDRTAAVDTILGGGDQAQLGRRPLIKYTLGGALGLFAVPLVLQVAGGLGPLPGDALSTTFWRKGMKLMRDPEGTPIKATDVTIGSVFHVMPEGIDKSEHVLEEKGKAAVLLMRLDPDDIKVAKERDWGHDGIVAYSKICTHVGCPVGLYEQQTHHLLCPCHQSTFDVTQDCKVIFGPAGRPLPQLKITVDNEGYLVADSPFREAVGPSFWERGS